From one Gemella morbillorum genomic stretch:
- a CDS encoding S1 RNA-binding domain-containing protein → MSYKEIQPGDIIKVKITAVKPYGAFFETRDRQVGLIHISEITNCFIFDIGSYIKQDEVLEVKVLSIKDNKINATLNFNHKKITKKEINSLDTLNFEYGFDTLKQNMKLWQKKALLEIRNSK, encoded by the coding sequence ATGAGCTATAAAGAAATACAACCTGGTGATATAATTAAAGTTAAAATAACAGCAGTTAAACCGTATGGTGCATTTTTTGAAACACGAGACCGTCAAGTAGGTTTGATACATATTTCAGAGATAACAAATTGCTTTATTTTTGATATAGGAAGTTACATTAAACAAGATGAAGTATTAGAAGTAAAGGTATTATCGATAAAAGATAATAAAATAAATGCGACTCTTAACTTTAATCATAAAAAGATAACTAAGAAAGAAATTAACAGTTTAGATACGTTGAATTTCGAATATGGTTTTGATACTTTAAAACAAAATATGAAACTTTGGCAAAAGAAAGCGTTGTTAGAAATAAGAAATTCTAAGTAA